Proteins from a genomic interval of Lolium perenne isolate Kyuss_39 chromosome 1, Kyuss_2.0, whole genome shotgun sequence:
- the LOC127344210 gene encoding probable auxin efflux carrier component 3b has protein sequence MIMWHDLYMVMSAVVPLYVAMVLAYGSVRWWAVITPEQCGGINRFVAVFAVPLLIFKVISATDLYAMDLRFAAADTLQKLLVLAALAVWCRLAPARYGRFAGLDWSITLFSLSTLTNSLIVGIPLIAPMYGPHAGHLVVQLVVLQCLVWYNLLILLFEFRAARLLVAGRFPVSLAAVCVDPEVASLDGSTAEVAPDGTVGVKTEAAVQEAGTTVEANKDGGGATPPFGLMLRLILPIVWRRLIRNPNTFACVLGLAWSLIKFRFHLNMPAIVANSISILSDAGLGMAMFSLGLFMAIQPKIIAGTNTVTAATMAVRFLLGPAVMAIASAAVGLRGTLLRIAIVQAAIPLGIVPFVFAREYNLHASILCTGVIFSTLIALPVALVYYIILGLL, from the exons ATGATAATGTGGCACGACCTGTACATGGTGATGTCCGCCGTGGTGCCGCTGTACGTGGCGATGGTACTGGCCTACGGGTCCGTGCGCTGGTGGGCCGTCATCACCCCCGAGCAGTGCGGCGGCATCAACCGCTTCGTGGCCGTCTTCGCCGTGCCGCTCCTCATCTTCAAGGTCATCTCCGCCACCGACCTCTACGCCATGGACCTCCGCTTCGCCGCGGCCGACACCCTCCAGAAGCTCCTCGTCCTCGCCGCGCTCGCCGTATGGTGTCGCCTCGCCCCCGCGCGCTACGGCCGGTTCGCCGGGCTGGACTGGTCCATCACGCTCTTCTCCCTGTCCACTCTAACCAACTCGCTCATCGTCGGCATCCCGCTCATCGCCCCCATGTACGGGCCGCATGCTGGACACCTCGTGGTGCAGCTCGTTGTGCTCCAGTGCCTCGTCTGGTACAACTTGCTCATCCTCCTCTTCGAGTTCCGCGCCGCGCGGCTGCTCGTCGCGGGGAGGTTTCCGGTGAGCCTCGCCGCCGTGTGCGTCGACCCAGAAGTCGCGTCGCTCGACGGAAGTACGGCAGAGGTGGCACCAGACGGAACCGTGGGCGTCAAGACCGAGGCCGCCGTGCAGGAGGCCGGCACGACGGTGGAGGCCAAcaaggacggcggcggcgcgacgcCACCGTTTGGCCTGATGCTCCGGCTCATCCTGCCGATCGTGTGGCGCAGGCTTATACGGAACCCAAACACGTTTGCCTGCGTCCTCGGCCTCGCTTGGTCACTCATCAAATTCCG ATTCCACCTCAACATGCCGGCCATCGTGGCCAACTCCATCTCCATCCTCTCCGACGCAGGGCTGGGGATGGCCATGTTCAGCCTGGGACTCTTCATGGCCATACAGCCCAAGATCATCGCAGGCACCAACACCGTCACGGCTGCTACCATGGCCGTTCGCTTCCTCCTCGGCCCCGCGGtcatggcgatcgcctccgccgccGTCGGCCTCCGAGGCACGCTGCTGCGCATCGCCATTGTCCAA GCCGCCATTCCACTGGGGATCGTGCCGTTCGTGTTCGCCAGAGAGTACAATCTCCATGCCTCAATTCTT